From Azospirillaceae bacterium:
CCACGCGAGGACACCGACGATGGATACCCTGGACCCTTCCCGACATACGACCTTCCGCTCCGCCGCCCTGACCGTGCTGGCGGCGCGGGGGTACCTGCACCAGTGCACCAACCTGGAGGGCGTGGACGCGGCCTTCCAGGCGGGGGTGGTGCCGGCCTACATCGGCTTCGATGCCACCGCCGACAGCCTGCATGTCGGCCATCTGCTGCCCATCATGACCCTGCGCCGGTTGCAGCAGGCGGGGCACAAGCCCATCGTGCTGATCGGCGGCGGCACCACCCGCATCGGCGATCCCAGCTTCCGCGCCACCGAACGGCCGTTGCTGACCGATGACCAGATCGCCGCCAACATCCGGGGCATCCGCCGGGCGTTCGAACGCTTCCTGGTGTTCGGCGACGGCCCCACGGATGCGATCATGGTCAATAACGCCGACTGGCTGGACCGCCTAGGCTATATCGACCTGCTGCGCGACGTGGGCCGCCATTTCTCCGTCAACCGCATGCTGTCCTTCGACAGCGTCAAGGCGCGGCTGGATCGCCAGGAGCCGCTGAGCTTCCTGGAGTTCAACTACATGATCTTGCAGGCTTACGATTTCCTGGAACTGCACCGCCGCGCCGGCTGCGTGGTGCAGATGGGTGGGTCGGATCAGTGGGGCAACATCGTCAACGGCATCGACCTGGTGCGCCGGATCGAGGGGCGGGAGGTGTTCGGCCTGACCACGCCGCTGCTGACCACCGCGTCGGGCGCCAAGATGGGCAAGACCGCCGCCGGCGCCGTCTGGCTGAACGCCGACCGGCTGCCGCCCTACGACTACTGGCAGTTCTGGCGCAACACCGACGATGCCGATGTCGGCCGTTTCCTGCGCCTGTTCACCGATCTGCCCTTGGCGGAGATCGCGGCGCTGGAGGCGTTGCCGGGGGCGGAGATCAACCG
This genomic window contains:
- the tyrS gene encoding tyrosine--tRNA ligase → MDTLDPSRHTTFRSAALTVLAARGYLHQCTNLEGVDAAFQAGVVPAYIGFDATADSLHVGHLLPIMTLRRLQQAGHKPIVLIGGGTTRIGDPSFRATERPLLTDDQIAANIRGIRRAFERFLVFGDGPTDAIMVNNADWLDRLGYIDLLRDVGRHFSVNRMLSFDSVKARLDRQEPLSFLEFNYMILQAYDFLELHRRAGCVVQMGGSDQWGNIVNGIDLVRRIEGREVFGLTTPLLTTASGAKMGKTAAGAVWLNADRLPPYDYWQFWRNTDDADVGRFLRLFTDLPLAEIAALEALPGAEINRAKRVLADAATTLAHGADAAQAASATAAGAFAGADAEGLPVVMLTMAEVEGGAALVDLLTRGGLASSKGEARRLIAGGGVRMDGTVIDAADAVVAAALPLEGALRLSVGRKRHVLVRRPA